In Siniperca chuatsi isolate FFG_IHB_CAS linkage group LG16, ASM2008510v1, whole genome shotgun sequence, the following proteins share a genomic window:
- the LOC122862648 gene encoding serine/threonine-protein kinase PAK 6-like codes for MFHRRKKKRRPQISAPQDFQHRVHTSFDAASGRYVGLPPQWQSVIDTLRRPRPLVDPSRVTKVELRKTIVRGSFIGHGDYISHVISEMSHLSVTSSNSLRRSSPSARKRAQSLGRLGELAEDQTYQYEALNRHDDGGKTVGSSTYWQDRIQQVRSLSSSPKLNGALQRATSTCEVGTLSEATPPTPVTPQRTGVTGGQYTHSEGAGLRQRPTSCFYNLQTVETNSRPHLRPAVNHLPDLLSSSREGPRRPSSSYDLKLTSPLLLPPPNSTSSPIITGRGLPQRLLRPSSSFNVGLSPKTQTSLNQDGPSQPRPSPTGSPGHPPTHHCPSSTQQTAPDGGVKVTHEQFKAALQMVVDPGDPRMTLENFVKIGEGSTGVVCIARERHSGRQVAVKMMELRKQQRRELLFNEVVIMRDYRHQNVVEMYRSALVEEELWVIMEYLQGGALTHIVSETRLNEEQTATVCEGVLQALSYLHSQGVIHRDIKSDSILLTLDGRIKLSDFGFCAQISKDVPKRKSLVGTPYWMAPEVICKTPYGTEVDVWSLGIMVVEMVDGEPPYFSDTPITAMKKLRDEAAPSVKNIQRLSPVLKDFLGCMLTRDTQQRSSASDLLEHPFLLQAGSPRCLVPLVEQHRKRMSLC; via the exons ATGTTCCACCGCAGGAAGAAGAAGCGCAGGCCGCAGATCTCGGCGCCGCAGGACTTCCAGCACCGCGTCCACACGTCGTTCGATGCCGCTTCAGGACGCTACGTGGGTCTGCCGCCACAGTGGCAGAGCGTCATCGACACGCTGAGGAGGCCACGCCCCCTGGTGGACCCATCCAGGGTCACTAAGGTCGAACTCAGGAAG ACGATTGTTCGTGGTAGTTTTATCGGTCATGGCGACTACATCTCCCACGTGATCTCCGAGATGAGCCATCTGTCCGTCACCAGCTCCAACTCCCTGCGCCGCAGCAGCCCGTCGGCACGGAAACGGGCCCAGTCACTGGGTCGACTGGGAGAACTGGCGGAGGATCAGACGTACCAGTACGAGGCGCTGAATCGCCACGACGACGGCGGGAAGACGGTCGGGAGCTCCACCTACTGGCAGGACAGGATCCAGCAGGTCCGCAGCTTGAGCAGCAGCCCCAAACTGAACGGAGCTCTGCAGAGAGCCACGTCCACCTGCGAGGTGGGGACTCTGTCTGAGGCCACGCCCCCCACACCTGTGACACCTCAGAGGACAGGTGTGACAGGTGGACAGTACACCCACAGTGAGGGGGCGGGGCTAAGACAGCGGCCAACTTCCTGTTTCTACAACCTGCAGACTGTGGAGACCAACAGCAGACCTCACCTGAGACCAGCTGTCAATCACCTGCCTGacctgctgtcctcctccagaGAAGGTCCCAGAAGGCCTTCCTCCTCCTACGACCTCAAG TTGACCTCCCCCCTCCTGCTGCCTCCGCCCAACAGCACCAGCAGTCCTATCATCACAGGGAGAGGGTTACCTCAGCGCCTGCTCCGCCCCTCCTCCAGCTTCAACGTCGGACTTTCTCCAAAAACACAGACCTCCCTGAACCAGGATGGCCCCTCCCAGCCCCGCCCTTCCCCCACAGGCTCCCCGGGACACCCCCCGACCCACCACTGCCCCTCCTCCACCCAGCAGACGGCACCTGACGGAGGCGTGAAGGTGACTCACGAGCAGTTTAAGGCGGCGCTGCAGATGGTGGTGGATCCGGGCGACCCGAGGATGACTCTGGAGAACTTTGTGAAGATCGGGGAGGGGTCCACAGGTGTGGTGTGCATCGCCCGAGAGAGACACAGCGGGCGACAGGTGGCCGTGAAGATGATGGAGCTGAGGAAGCAACAGCGGCGAGAGCTGCTCTTCAACGAG GTGGTGATCATGAGGGACTACCGGCACCAGAACGTGGTGGAGATGTACCGCAGCGCTCTGGTGGAGGAGGAACTCTGGGTAATCATGGAGTACCTGCAGGGCGGCGCTCTCACCCACATCGTCAGTGAAACCAG gttgAACGAGGAGCAGACAGCGACAGTGTGTGAAGGCGTCCTGCAGGCGTTGTCCTATCTTCACTCTCAGGGAGTCATTCACCGGGACATCAAGAGTGACTCCATCCTGCTGACACTGGACGGGAGg ATAAAACTGTCAGACTTTGGTTTCTGCGCTCAGATCAGTAAAGACGTCCCGAAGAGGAAGTCTCTGGTCGGGACTCCGTACTGGATGGCTCCTGAGGTGATCTGCAAAACACCGTACGGGACCGAG GTGGATGTCTGGTCTCTGGGCATCATGGTGGTGGAGATGGTGGACGGAGAGCCACCATATTTCAGCGACACGCCCATCACGGCCATGAAGAAACTGAGAGACGAAGCAGCACCGAGCGTGAAGAACATCCAGAGG CTGTCTCCGGTGTTGAAGGACTTCCTGGGCTGCATGTTGACTCGTGACACGCAGCAGCGTTCCAGCGCCTCCGACCTGCTGGAGCACCCGTTCCTGCTGCAGGCCGGCTCACCGCGCTGCCTGGTGCCGCTGGTGGAGCAGCACCGCAAACGTATGTCGCTCTGCTAA
- the myh6 gene encoding myosin-6, giving the protein MGDALMAEFGKAAPYLRKSDKERLEAQTRSFDIKTECFVVDDKEEYMKGQIQSKEGGMVTVKKEDGTTVTVKELEVHPQNPPKFDKIEDMAMFTFLHEPAVLYNLKERYAAWMIYTYSGLFCVTVNPYKWLPVYDAEVVAAYRGKKRTEAPPHIFSISDNAYQYMLTDRENQSVLITGESGAGKTVNTKRVIQYFASIAAVGGGGKKDTSKGTLEDQIIQANPALEAFGNAKTSRNDNSSRFGKFIRIHFGTSGKLSSADIETYLLEKSRVTFQLKAERNYHIFYQILSNEKPELLDMLLITNNPYDYSYISQGEVTVASINDSEELIATDSAFDVLGFTPDEKMGVYKLTGAIMHYGNMKFKQKQREEQAEPDGTEAADKSAYLMGLNSADLIKGLCHPRVKVGNEYVTKGQSVDQVYYSLGALAKSVYEKMFNWMVVRINQSLDTKQHRQYFIGVLDIAGFEIFDFNTFEQLCINYTNEKLQQFFNHHMFVLEQEEYKKEGIDWEFIDFGMDLQACIDLIEKPLGILSILEEECMFPKASDQTFKSKLYDNHLGKNKMFEKPRAAKGKAEAHFALVHYAGTVDYNIGNWLVKNKDPLNETVVGLYQKSSLKLLSLLFSSYSADGGDKAGGKGAKKKGSSFQTVSALHRENLNKLMNNLKTTHPHFVRCLIPNERKTPGVMDNCLVMHQLRCNGVLEGIRICRKGFPNRVLYGDFKQRYRILNASAIPEGQFLDCKKSAEKLLGSLDIDHTQYKFGHTKVFFKAGLLGTLEEMRDEQLSRIITRIQANARAILMRAQFAKLVERRDALMVIQWNLRSFLGVKNWPWMKLFFKIKPLLKSAESEKEMANMKDEFNKLKEALEKSEARRKELEEKIVTLLQEKNDLTLQIQSEQDTLTDAEERCEQLIKSKIQLEAKLKEMTERLEDEEELNADLTAKKRKLEDECSELKKDIDDLELTLAKVEKEKHATENKVKNLTEEMASQDENIMKLTKEKKALQEAHQQTLDDLQSEEDKANSLTKAKAKLEQQVDDLEGSLEQEKKVRMDLERSKRKLEGDLKLTQESLMDLENDKQQLEEKLKKKDFEVVQINSRLEDEQVASVQLQKKLKENQARIEELEEELDAERAARAKVEKQRSDLSRELEDISERLEEAGGATSAQVELNKKRDTEFQKLRRELEESTLQHEATAASLRKKHADSVAELGEQIDNLQRVKQKLEKEKSELKLELDDLCSNMESVVKAKSNIEKMCRTMEDNMNEYKSKYEEAQRTVNDLTTQRAKLLTENGEFGRQLEEKECLISQLTRGKNSYNQQVEDLRRQLEEEVKAKNALAHAVQSARHDCDLLREQFEEEQEAKAELQRALSKSNTEVSAWRTKYETDGIQRTEELEEAKKKLVQRLQEAEEAIEAVNAKCSSLEKTKHRLQNEIEDLMLDLERSNAASAALDKKQRAFDKVMAEWKQKFEESQCELEASQKEARCLSTELFKLRNAYEESLDQLETMKRENKNLQEEISDLTDQLGEGGRSAHELEKIRKQLEQEREELQSALEEAEGSLEHEESKILRAQLEFNQVKADMERKLAEKDEEMEQAKKNYQRMLESLQSSLESETRSRNEALRVKKKMEGDLNEMEIQLSQAKRQAADAQKQLKSLQAFLKDSQLQLDDAQHGNDDLRENIALLERRNNLIQAELEELRAALEQTERSRKLAEQELIDATERMQLLHSQNTSLINQKKKHEADLLHLQNEVEEAIQENRNAEEKAKKAITDAAMMAEELKKEQDTSAHLERMKKNMEQTIKDLQHRLDEAEQIAMKGGKKQLQKLEARIKELENELEAEQRRGTESIKGVRKYERRIKELTYQTEEHHKNMARLQDLVDKLQLKVKSYKHAAEEAEEAANINMAKLRKLQHELEEAEERADIAESQVNKLRAKTRDGSSKKGLDE; this is encoded by the coding sequence ATGGGTGACGCTCTGATGGCTGAGTTCGGGAAGGCTGCTCCTTACCTGAGGAAGTCGGACAAGGAGCGCCTGGAAGCCCAGACCAGATCTTTTGACATCAAGACTGAATGCTTTGTAGTTGATGATAAGGAGGAATATATGAAGGGACAAATCCAAAGCAAAGAAGGAGGTATGGTGACTGTCAAGAAGGAGGACGGAACAACGGTAACCGTGAAGGAGTTGGAGGTCCATCCCCAGAACCCGCCAAAGTTCGATAAAATCGAAGACATGGCGATGTTCACTTTCCTCCATGAGCCCGCCGTGCTGTATAACCTCAAAGAGCGTTACGCTGCCTGGATGATCTACACCTACTCTGGGCTCTTCTGTGTCACTGTCAACCCCTACAAGTGGCTTCCTGTCTACGATGCCGAGGTGGTGGCAGCTtacagaggaaagaagagaacaGAGGCTCCCCCTCATATCTTCTCCATCTCTGATAATGCCTACCAGTACATGCTGACTGACAGGGAGAACCAGTCAGTCCTCATCACTGGAGAATCTGGAGCTGGGAAGACTGTGAACACCAAGAGGGTCATCCAGTACTTCGCCAGCATTGCTGCAGTTGGCGGTGGAGGCAAAAAAGACACCAGCAAAGGGACACTGGAAGATCAAATCATCCAGGCAAACCCTGCACTGGAGGCCTTCGGCAATGCCAAAACATCGAGAAATGACAACTCTTCTCGTTTTGGAAAATTCATCCGAATTCACTTTGGTACGAGCGGCAAGCTGTCATCTGCTGACATCGAGACGTACCTGCTGGAGAAGTCACGTGTCACCTTTCAGCTCAAGGCTGAAAGGAACTACCACATATTCTACCAGATCCTGTCCAATGAGAAGCCAGAGCTGCTGGACATGCTGCTGATCACCAACAACCCGTACGACTACTCCTACATCTCTCAAGGAGAGGTAACGGTCGCCTCCATCAACGACTCAGAGGAGCTGATAGCCACTGACAGTGCCTTCGATGTGCTCGGCTTCACACCAGACGAGAAGATGGGCGTCTATAAACTGACAGGAGCCATCATGCACTACGGCAACATGAAGTTCAAACAGAAGCAGCGTGAGGAGCAGGCTGAGCCAGACGGGACGGAGGCTGCTGATAAATCGGCTTACTTAATGGGGCTGAATTCTGCTGACCTCATCAAAGGGCTGTGCCATCCCAGAGTCAAGGTAGGAAATGAATACGTCACCAAAGGACAAAGTGTGGACCAAGTCTACTACTCCCTTGGTGCTCTGGCTAAGTCAGTGTATGAAAAAATGTTCAACTGGATGGTAGTGAGAATCAATCAATCCCTGGACACAAAACAGCATCGTCAGTACTTCATAGGAGTGCTGGACATTGCTGGATTTGAGATCTTTGATTTCAACACTTTTGAGCAGTTGTGCATCAACTACACCAATGAGAAACTGCAACAGTTTTTCAACCATCACATGTTCGTTCTGGAGCAAGAAGAGTACAAAAAAGAAGGTATTGACTGGGAGTTCATTGACTTTGGGATGGACTTACAAGCTTGTATTGACCTCATTGAGAAGCCGCTGGGGATCCTGTCGATTCTTGAGGAGGAATGCATGTTTCCTAAAGCCAGTGACCAGACCTTCAAGTCCAAGCTCTATGATAATCATCTGGGCAAGAACAAGATGTTTGAGAAGCCGAGGGCTGCAAAGGGGAAAGCAGAGGCTCATTTTGCCCTGGTTCATTATGCTGGCACAGTGGACTACAACATTGGCAACTGGTTGGTCAAAAACAAAGACCCCCTAAATGAAACTGTGGTCGGTCTTTACCAGAAATCATCTCTTAAGCTTCTCAGCCTTCTGTTTTCAAGCTATTCAGCTGATGGCGGTGACAAAGCAGGTGGCAAAGGAGCCAAGAAGAAAGGTTCCTCGTTCCAGACCGTGTCTGCACTTCACAGGGAAAACCTGAACAAGCTGATGAACAACCTGAAGACCACACACCCCCACTTTGTCCGCTGTCTGATTCCTAATGAGAGGAAAACTCCAGGGGTCATGGACAACTGCCTTGTGATGCACCAGCTGCGTTGTAACGGTGTCCTGGAAGGAATCAGAATCTGCAGGAAGGGTTTCCCAAATAGAGTGCTCTATGGCGACTTCAAACAAAGGTACAGGATTTTGAATGCCTCTGCCATCCCTGAAGGCCAGTTCCTTGACTGCAAGAAGAGTGCCGAAAAGTTGCTGGGATCACTGGACATTGACCACACTCAGTACAAGTTTGGTCACACCAAAGTCTTCTTTAAAGCTGGTCTGCTGGGGACACTGGAGGAGATGCGAGATGAACAACTCTCTCGAATCATCACCAGGATCCAGGCTAATGCCCGGGCAATCCTCATGAGGGCACAGTTTGCTAAGCTCGTGGAACGCAGAGATGCCCTTATGGTCATCCAGTGGAACCTTCGCTCTTTTCTGGGTGTAAAGAACTGGCCCTGGATGAAGCTCTTCTTCAAGATCAAACCCCTTCTCAAGAGCGCTGAGTCTGAGAAGGAGATGGCTAACATGAAGGATGAGTTCAACAAACTGAAAGAAGCTCTGGAGAAATCAGAAGCAAGACGTAAGGAACTAGAGGAGAAAATAGTGACTCTTCTCCAAGAGAAGAACGATTTGACTCTGCAAATTCAGTCTGAACAGGATACACTAACAGATGCTGAAGAACGCTGTGAACAGCTTATAAAGAGCAAGATTCAACTGGAGGCCAAGCTGAAAGAGATGACAGAAAGActggaagatgaagaggagctAAATGCAGATCTCACAGCTAAGAAACGGAAGCTTGAAGATGAATGCTCTGAGTTGAAGAAAGATATAGATGATCTGGAGCTGACTTTGGCCAAGGtcgagaaagaaaaacatgccaCAGAGAATAAGGTGAAAAACCTGACGGAGGAGATGGCTTCCCAGGATGAAAACATCATGAAACTAACCAAAGAGAAGAAGGCACTACAGGaggctcaccagcagacactgGATGACCTTCAGAGTGAAGAAGACAAAGCCAACAGCTTGACCAAAGCCAAAGCTAAGCTGGAGCAACAGGTGGACGATCTTGAGGGCTCGTTGGAGCAAGAGAAGAAAGTCAGGATGGACCTTGAACGCTCAAAGAGGAAGCTCGAAGGAGACCTGAAACTGACCCAGGAGAGTTTGATGGACCTAGAAAATGAcaagcagcagctggaggaaaaactaaaaaaaaaagactttgagGTTGTCCAAATAAATTCAAGACTAGAAGACGAGCAGGTTGCTTCAGTTCAGCTCCAGAAGAAGCTGAAAGAAAACCAGGCGAGAATTGAGGAGCTGGAAGAGGAGCTGGATGCTGAGCGTGCAGCCCGGGCCAAAGTTGAGAAGCAACGCTCCGATCTTTCCCGCGAGCTGGAGGACATCAGCGAGCGTCTGGAGGAGGCAGGTGGGGCAACATCAGCACAGGTGGAGCTGAATAAGAAGAGAGATACTGAATTTCAGAAGCTCCGTAGGGAGCTGGAGGAATCTACCCTCCAACACGAGGCCACCGCTGCATCCCTGAGGAAGAAACATGCTGACAGCGTTGCCGAACTGGGCGAACAGATTGATAACCTGCAGCGTGTGAAGCAGAAGCTGGAGAAGGAAAAGAGTGAGCTGAAGCTGGAGCTGGATGACTTGTGTTCTAACATGGAGAGTGTGGTGAAGGCCAAGTCAAACATTGAGAAGATGTGCCGTACAATGGAAGACAACATGAATGAGTACAAGAGTAAATATGAGGAAGCTCAACGCACAGTCAATGACTTGACTACACAGAGGGCCAAGCTGCTCACTGAGAATGGTGAGTTTGGACGGCAGCTGGAGGAGAAAGAGTGTCTGATATCACAGCTGACCAGAGGGAAGAACTCCTACAACCAGCAGGTAGAAGATCTACGCAGACAGCTGGAAGAAGAAGTCAAGGCAAAGAATGCCCTTGCCCATGCCGTACAATCTGCTCGTCACGACTGTGATCTGCTCCGAGAGCAGtttgaagaggagcaggaggccaAGGCTGAGCTACAGAGAGCTCTGTCCAAATCCAACACAGAGGTCTCAGCATGGAGGACAAAATATGAAACTGATGGAATCCAGAGAACAGAGGAACTGgaagaagcaaagaaaaagcTGGTTCAAAGACtgcaggaggcagaggaggctATCGAGGCAGTGAATGCAAAGTGTTCATCCCTTGAGAAGACCAAGCACCGCCTCCAAAATGAAATCGAAGACCTTATGCTGGACCTCGAGAGATCCAATGCAGCATCTGCAGCCCTAGACAAAAAGCAAAGAGCCTTTGACAAAGTCATGGCAGAGTGGAAGCAAAAGTTTGAGGAGTCTCAGTGTGAGCTGGAGGCCTCTCAGAAGGAAGCTCGGTGTCTGAGCACTGAACTCTTCAAACTGAGGAATGCCTATGAGGAGTCCCTGGATCAACTTGAGACgatgaagagagagaacaagaaccTCCAAGAGGAGATCTCTGACCTTACCGACCAGCTGGGGGAGGGTGGCCGGAGTGCTCATGAGCTGGAGAAGATCCGGAAGCAGCTCGAGCAGGAAAGGGAGGAGCTCCAGTCAGCACTGGAGGAGGCAGAAGGTTCTCTGGAGCACGAAGAGAGCAAGATCCTCAGAGCCCAGCTGGAGTTCAACCAAGTGAAAGCCGACATGGAGCGCAAGCTGGCTGAGAAAGACGAGGAAATGGAGCAAGCAAAGAAGAACTACCAACGGATGCTTGAGTCGCTTCAGTCCTCTCTGGAATCTGAAACCAGGAGCCGCAATGAGGCCCTGAGAGTCAAGAAGAAGATGGAAGGTGACCTCAACGAGATGGAGATCCAGCTTAGCCAAGCTAAGAGGCAGGCAGCTGATGCCCAGAAACAGCTAAAGAGCCTTCAGGCAttcctgaaggactctcagctCCAGCTGGATGATGCACAGCATGGCAACGATGACCTGAGAGAGAACATCGCTCTCCTGGAACGCAGAAACAACCTGATCCAGGCCGAACTAGAGGAATTGAGGGCCGCCCTTGAGCAGACGGAAAGAAGTCGGAAACTGGCCGAACAGGAGCTGATTGATGCTACAGAGCGCATGCAACTCCTGCACTCCCAGAACACCAGCCTGATCAACCAGAAGAAGAAGCATGAAGCAGACCTCCTGCACCTGCAGAATGAGGTGGAGGAAGCCATACAGGAGAACCGCAATGCTGAGGAGAAGGCAAAGAAGGCTATCACAGATGCAGCCATGATGGCtgaggagctgaagaaggagCAGGACACCAGCGCCCATCTGGAGCGTATGAAGAAGAACATGGAGCAGACCATCAAAGACCTGCAGCACCGCCTGGACGAGGCAGAGCAGATCGCCATGAAGGGCGGCAAAAAGCAGCTCCAGAAACTGGAGGCTCGCATCAAAGAGCTGGAGAACGAGCTGGAGGCGGAGCAGAGGAGGGGAACAGAGTCCATCAAGGGTGTTCGCAAGTATGAACGCCGCATCAAGGAGCTCACCTACCAGACCGAGGAACACCACAAGAACATGGCTCGCCTCCAGGACCTGGTGgacaaactgcagctgaagGTCAAGTCCTACAAACACGCAGccgaggaggcagaggaggcagCAAACATCAATATGGCCAAACTCCGCAAGCTACAACACGAgctggaggaggcagaggagagggcCGACATTGCCGAGTCACAGGTGAACAAGCTGAGGGCGAAGACCAGGGACGGATCCTCCAAGAAGGGCCTGGATGAGTGA